The genomic interval GTTTGTTTCGTGATGGGTGCTGAGAGTGTTGAGTGGTTCACCTGACAGTAATAATTCCCAACATCCTTCCAGTCAGATAGAGAAAGATTCAGGAAACTTGTGATGGAGAATGAGCCGTCACTGTTGGAATAGAGGGGCCCGTCCTCTGTCCCGTTGGTGATTAACTGTCCATCTCTAAACCAGGACACTTGAATGCTGCCAGGGTAGAATTCCAGAGATGTGCAGATGAGCTGTACACCCTCGTTAGGGGAAGGCAGAGGCTCTGTTGTTAACTGAACTGTTGGGCGTGCTGAAAAGCGATTGTGGTATATTATTAGACCTTGTAGCCTAGAAATGGTTCTCAGTCATACACACATTGAACCCAAAATATAGTAATGAATGTATGTTGTACTTGGTTACATTGAAGCATCAGGATTCCGGTCAATAAAGCACAAACTACTCTTTTGCAAATACAATAACTGTGATGGAGGAGACACACCCATCCTGGACCATGCAGCCCATCTCCAGAATTTGGCCAGGACAAGAAGGGAACAATTTTTAACTGCTGACTATTGATATCGCACCAAATCATTGAGAGGTTATCTAAAAACCAGAAAGGCATGgttggggtgatgggtggatctcACGATTGGTGTGTCATACAATTGTCACATGATCCTCAAAACAGTCGAGCTACCCACTTCAATTAAACAGATGACGGATGATTTAAGTCAGGGTGGTACAACAGCAAAATGCAACATTTAGGTACAGCTGGGGGTCTGTATCATGGTTGTTCCTCCCAACTGTAGCAGGCACCAAACACCTGATGGCAGCAGCTGGAAGGATTGCAGGATGTTCGGGAGGTTTTACCTTTCATTGGAATTGTGTATGGTGGATGAGGTGGTTTGGGGTGTCAGAGTGCTCAGATCTCACTTTGGGCAGTTTTGGTGCCACTGAAAAATACACTTTTTCAACATCTCTCTTATTCTATAAGATAATGGTAATAATTGATAATTTAAACAATTAACAAAAGGGGACTGTTAATGGATGAGCTTATGCTTGTCCAGGTTTTCTTCCAAACAGACTGcccctggaacttcctaccctaAACATTGTATAAACAGCAGAGATAAATTAGTTTCATGACACAAACCTTAAAGCACTACAGTATAGAAATAATAATTGCCCACAGAACAATATGTCATATGTTACATCATTTCTTtaatcttgaaaatcaaaaatgaaagAATGAAACACCAAGCAAATTGTCCAGTCCCCAGGTGCTTGACTTTTGCACAAAGTCTTCAAGAGACTTAGGTCAGTGGACTGTCCTTCCTGATCTAGTTCAACTATGTGTGTCAGATACCTGCTTGTCTTTGTTCAGACTGTAAATTGTATACCTGCATCTTCACAAGTAtcttctgcagtctttttggTGACCAGTAGAGAGCCTTAACATCAACCTTGAGTGGCTTGTGATCGCTGAATGCACATCTCCCACATAAAACTCCTACTTACCTTACAGGTCAAAGATCACAGCCAGTAAGCTCCATCTCCATGTGTGTGTGAGACATATCTCAGTTTCTGCCAGAGTTCTGTTCTTATATACCAGCAACTGGCTCTTCTGCTACTGATTGCCTgaggcatctctctctctctctccagctccTTCATATTCAAAATATTCAACACAAGATCTGCTGTGATTGTTGCCTTAATTTATTTGACTTCTGGCTCATGAAAAGTTAAGCAATCCATTCCACATCCCTCTTGGTCAACTGTCTGAGTGGCTTCACACGACTCACTCTGGTTGGACAGGAACTGCTGAGGGTGATGAACACCAAAAAACTTTGCATGTTTGCAACATCAGACCAGCTCCATTTCTTGTTCACTGCTTTGACTTCTGTTGAATCTGGCTTCAGACTATCTCCGGTGATCAAGTAACCCAtgaagagtcctgatgcagggtttcaacctggatCATttcttccccctcacagatgctgctcaacccgctgagttcctccagcagattgtttgttaacccATGAAGAATTCCTTTATATAGAACTTCGGTGTTCAATTTCAGTaacttcttctgcacccgctGATCAGGCTTCAGCTTCCCCTTCtctaaaggccaatatgtcaCCAGCAACGGTCTTTATCCCTTTGGGATCTACAAGTGTAGCATTTCTCCTCTTGAAATTCCCCTGTTTCTGCATTGATCCCAAATAGCATTCTTCTCCCATGGTAGCTACGAAAAGATGTGTTGAAGTAAGTTAAATATGCACTTGTGCCGTtacacaatttacctccagcgTGTTGAAAATTTAGCTCTGCCGAAAGATCTTCTATTGTCTTAAAGGGTAGAGGTTCCTCTTTAGATCTCTGTTAATACATGCTGGATCTAGGCAACTTCTCAGTTTGCCCCTTAACACACCAAGCTGCATATCTAAAGGGTAGACGGGTCTTCTGAGGCTCTTGTCTCTGCCTCAGTCAGCCTCTCCAGCTCACCTGTTAGTTTCTCCTTGAGAGTCACTGGAACTTGCCTCGTACTGCTTGCCCTAATCCAGATCTGGGAGGTATTTGCCCTCCAGCTTCCCTGTTCCATGAAAGGcatctgcatattcatctgtgaGTAGCATGGTTGAAGTGATCACTTGTAATGAATCATTCATCACCGGCAGGTCTTGGTGTTTCATTATCAATCCATCTACTGAAGTGCACTACTTTCGTATATATTGTAAGTGtgatattttcaattttaaaattcacattgtTGTTTTGAaatctcctttcctccccacGTCCCTACCTCCTGCACTCCTATCCACACACCCACCCTGAGGCTTATCCCTTCCTCCAACTCTGGCTTCTTGAGCGTGCCAGCTTTTCTTCATTCCAGTCGCGGCTATGGTCCAGAAGCTGGGCCCTAAACTCTGTCATCCCAAGTATAAACCTCTGCTCTTTATCTCTTGCTCTTTCTTTGAGACATTCCTTAaaacttgcctctttcaataagcATGTGGCCATCTGTCCGATTTAGTGACAAGTTTCACTCCTGTGAAGCAACATAGAGACTGCGgccatgttaaaggtgctatataaagggAAGTTGTGATTGCTGCTGGTATTCCCTAATTGGCTATTTTGGTCCTGCAGCAAATTGAGTAATGTTAATTGTGAATTATTAattgaaaaagcaaaaaactgcaggtgttggaaatcttaaataaaaacagaaaatacggggaatcacagagtcatagaacaatacagcacagatacaagccctttggtccaaccagtccatgccaaccacagtgcccacccagctagtcccaatttcctgcgttcggcccatatccctctaagctccgcccctccatgtacctgtccaagtgcttcttaaatgatactattgtacctgcctcaactactacctctggcagttcattccatatactcaccaccctctgtgtgaaaaagttctccatcaggtcacttttaaatctttcccctctcaccctaaatttatgcccctagttttggacccccctaccctgggcaaaagactgttaccattcaccttatctttgcctctcataattttaaacacttccataggtcatcctcccctcattctcctacgttccaaggaataatgacCCAGCCCGGCCGacttctccctacaactcaggccctctagtcctggcaacatccttgtaaatcttctctgtactctttctggtttaaccacatctttcctataaaagcttgacaaaaactgtacacactactccaagtgcggcctcaccaatgacttacacaactgcaacataatatcccaactcccatattcagtgccctgactgatgaaggccagcatgctaaacacctttttcaccaccttgtctatttTGTGaggccgctttcaacaaactatgcacttgtactcctaggtccctctgttccattacactcctcgttaccctaccattcatagtataagtcctacgctggtttgactttccaaaatgcatcaccccacacttatctgtattgaaatccatttgccactctgcggcctacttccctaactgatcaagatcccctgtaatctatgataaccttcttcactataaacaacacctcctaatttcgtgtcactgcaaacttactgatcaagctttgtgcattcatatccaaatagtttatataactaaggaataacaagggtcccaacactgacccctgcggcacatcactagtcactggcctccattctgagaaacaacgtTCAACCACCACCCCTGCTTCcttcctctgagccaattttgaatctactaactagctctccctggattccatgggacctaaccttccagaccagcctaccacgtgggacctcatagaaggccttgctaaagaacAAATAGACAACATACACTGCCGCACCCACATCATcctttttggtcacctcttcagaaaactctacaatgttcatcaagcatgacttctcatgcacaaagccatgctgactcctcctgatcagaTTCTggctatccaaatgctggtagatcctgtccttcataattccctccagtaactttcccactactaatgtcaggctgaccggcctatagacccctggcttgtccttgctaacccttcttaaacaacagaacaacattagccaccttctagtcttcaggaacttcaccagtgactaacgatgaagtaaatatctccgcaagggcctccgcaattccTTCTCTAACcttccacaaagtctgaggatgcatttggtcaggccctggggatttatctaccttaatgtgctgtagactgaaaatacctcctccctggtaataggaatatcctccaaaacatctccacttgtttcccttatctcttgagcaaccataattttctcctcagCAAACACCAAGGAAAAACATTCattaaagatcccacccatctcctgtggcttgagacataagtggccctgctgatctctaaggggacctacccTCTCTCTCAAGCCAcctttttactcttcatatagctatagaacctcttgggattttccgtAAACTTACCtgtcaaatccatctcataccctctctttaccCTCCCGTTTCCcccttaagagtattcttaatgaCTATAAATCCtcaacaggcagcatctgcaaagagcaaaacagcgttaatgtttcagatcatcaGCTTGAAAcaatgactctgtttctctctccacagatgcagcctgacctgctgagaattttcacattttctgtttttttttatgtgAGAGATAATTGCAAGGTACTTTTGAGTTCTGAATGTAAAACTCACCCTCCACTTTCAGCCGTGTGCCTTCCCCTTTTGCCATCCGTGTAGGGGGAGGTATTTCAATAGAAAATTGACAAAAATAAATGTCAGAGTCATTTAAATGAACGTTATAGATTAGTAAAGCTGTAGAGCTTCCTGAGAATTCCAGTGTAACGTTAGAATGATTTGTACATAACTTGATAGAAGTagaattaagtttatttttcatGTGTTGACACAATGGTTGTGCACTGGAGTTTCTCATCCATTTTATCCTCATCTGTTCTTCATCTCCACCACTGTACGAACAGTTTATTCGTGCTGTGTCCCCTTTCAATACTTTGATCTCTGGCGGTGTCTGGGAGACTGTTGGGTTTTTGCTTCTTGCTGAAGAAAAGAAGTATGATTAATATGATGTAATCTCCAGTTGGTAATGAATATTTTCTGAGCTGAATGTAAAGCTCCATTTGTAGTTCAGTGGAAATCAAGAAGCTGTGGAGCTAATTTAGTGGATCTAAACACCGAtgtaaatattttcaatgttAACTTGGAGGTTTAATCTTTCTCATGCAGTTAAGCCAAGGTTCCATCTGCTTTTTCAGGAGATGTCAAAGATCCCACAACATCTTTTGGAAAAAGAGCAGGAATTTACCCTTGGTTTCCTGGACCACATTTATCCCTCAGTTGAATCACCAAAAAGACCTGGTCTTTATCACTTTGTGGGTAAttactgtgtgaaaattggctgctgtgattcCTCCATTGTAACAGGCTAACTTCAAAACCATGAACATAATTGCCTCTAAATCACTTTAGGAAATCCCATAGTTGCAGGATTTCTTTCATATTGAGTACCAGTAAAACTGCCTGGATGTTTTAATGATTTGGACCACCTTTCCACCGCCCCCCAGCACCAATTTGTTTAATGGAGTTTATGCAAGTCCACCTGTAacactgtaatttttcataatatCCTTTCTTCAAATTATTTGAGGAATTTACATGCaataaagaacaaaagggaaagaatTAAACGAAGTTAAAAACTTCTTTTAATTGGCAAGATAAACAATGAAGATTTTGAACATGATTAAAAACAATTTGGTTGAGGTAGAGCCAGTTTCTATGCATTGATTTATAAAGTGAAAGCAAAGCATATGGCAATTTGCCAGAATGGCAAAACAGTGGTTGTCTTGTCTCATCAATGTAATTAATAGCATCTGCAATTACTCCTACATTGATAGGTATAAATCAGACTTGCCTGCAATTAGAAAGAAGTGAAGAAAAACACCAATGCTGATCACTTGTGTTCTCAGAAGTGTCATTTTATTTATCTGATCCTGAAGATGGAAAAAATAGAAATTAATCATTCGCTAAAGGAGGAAATGATATGTCCGTGTGTTAAAACAGTGTAATTTGGAGCAGCGACTTGCACTTACAATGCAAGGGAAAGTTCCCAGGCATTTCCCAATAGTTTTTGGGAAATGAAAACCAAGTTGGAGCTGGAGGTGTTAAATATTTGATCACAGTCCATTCATTTTCTCCCCTTTAAAgcccaaaagggaaaaaaaacagtgaaaaatgagagctggaggaactcaatgggtcaggcagcatctgtagatggaaatgaacagtcgacattttaggtcaacatccttcatctggagtgaaggtgtagaggggagataaccagtataaagaggtgaaggtgaggggtgagccaagagctggcaagcaataggtggatccaggtggatGCCAGTTCttgtctccctccttcccctcacctctttacattggctatctcccctctacactttcagtgCAGTTAAAGGATCTTgacatgaaacatcaactgtccatttccctccacagatgctgcctgacccgctgagttcctccagctcatgttttttgttctagataccagcgtctgcagtttcttgcgtctccaaaaaaacttagtttttttgagggattttttttggttttttcctttcactttctGTCCTCCAAAGTCTCTTTATACCACACATGGCTACGATCGTGGGGTCTAGAGTTATTCGGCCCTCAGATCTCAGCTGAACCAACCTTACTGGCACCAGTACTTTTTATACCGATTTTAATGTTGTGGGTTGAAGGTGTGAAAAAGCATGCACTTAGCAATAGTTATTCTTAAATCACAATACCAAAATTTGAGTCTGCAGCTTGGGAAATGTTCTCATTAATGAGAATGGATTTAAAGTTTCTGAAGCAAGCTATCATTTTCAGTTTGGTGATACAGATTTAAATAGTTGTCATTCCACCATGACACTGGCACAGACTTGGAGGCAATTTTTGTAGTTCTTCTGACATATGAGTAAGTCTGGTATCTTTCAGAGAAACGAGTTTTTCTGGTTAAACTTGTATTTCCATTTAATTCCCCTCCTTTGTCTACAATCTTGTGCTTAActggagatttttaaaaagttgctgtTCACACCCAAGCACCATAGATCCAGAGCGAGGGGTAGCTGTatatccctcctatatattgggcttccccttttcctatcttcagtcctgaagaagggtcctgacccgaaacgttgaccgcctgcttttctccacggatgctgcctggcctgctgagttcctccagcagcatagtgtttttcaccatagatttatagagttatacagcacagaaacaggcccttcatccatgccaaccaagttgtctatctacactaatcctgaatttgcccatatccctctaagcctttccaatcaatgtacctgtccaaatgtcttagatgttgtaattgtacctgtctctaccacctcctctggcagtgtagtgattagcgtaacaccattacagtgccagtgacacgggttcaattcccgccgctatctgtaaggagtttgtatgttctccccgtgcctgcgtgggtttcctccgggtgttccggtttcctctcacattccaaagatgtacaggttaggagctgtgggcatgctatgttggcgccggaagagtggcgacacttgcgggctgcccccagcacattctcagtaacgcaaaaagacgcatttcactgtgtgttttgatgtacatgtgactaataaataaatattttatcttgtatcttatcatatatccaccaccctctgtgtgaaaaactgcccctcagattccctttaaatctttcccctctcaccttgagcctatgccctccagttttaagaCTCCCCTCCCCTTGGAATAAGACTGTGtcttccctcataattttataaacctctatgtcaACCCTCAGCTTCCATGTAATACTAAAGTAGCGTTAAATACTGTGGGTTATATGATAGCCTAAATATTCTAAATTCCATGATAATAAGCAAATGTACACAAGGTAAATGTGACCCATTTTACCTCAGTCTGATGTTTACGTTACactatgtattttttaaaaactgcattatCAGTAGTGTTTGGCACTTTCAAGGCAGCGCCATGAATTTCCCTGCTTAATGCAAAGAGCCACAATACAAAATGTCTACGGGGTGATTAATGAGGACGTTAGTATTGCAGTCCTAATTCATACTGTCTTCAACTTTGCAGCAATTAGCTTTAGTCACTGGATAATTGGGAACACCATGGATCAGATGCACTGTTCCTAATCCTCAAGGTGGAGCCTTGGGGGTACAGCCTTTTCAAGCTGATCTTGTTGTTTCTGGTGACTAATCACTGTGGAGGAAGATAAATTACCTTCACCCACTCAAACGTGGCACAGCAGGAAGTCACCATCAAATGAATTAGTTGGAATTCTGACCTGCCCTACCACGCTGATGTGACTTGTATGCCTAATTACCAGGATTTGAAGGCATTAAATTTATCACAAATGGCTGGAATATCTACCACTGCTGTTAATCTTCTGAGACAAAGCCCTAAAGGGTGGCCGATTGCAGTTTAAGAAGCGATGAAATGTTTGCCAGTGCAATGTCCAGGTAAACAGCTCAACATCGAGTCACACTAGTCCGACTTTAGCCTGCAGTACTTGTCAATGTACATACATGTTACATCTCCAAGCACAACCACGTGAGGTGCCTGTTGAGAGGCAGACTCTCCACTTATTAGATTCCTAATGGAATTTCTGCCTATATGGATTTCTTAAGCACAGGAAAGGGTTCTGATGCTCGGGCAATTGACTGGCcaaataatttttataaatgtacaCATTATGATTTGGGGTGAAAGCTTTGATCCCTGTTGTTTACTCTGGATCTACATTCTATGACTGGTTAGCCCTTGATCAATATTGTGTTTCCACACAGCCTCATAGATCTGGGGGACTCATTTGTCAGTCACTCAAACCAAAGCCAAATCTTCAGAACTGCTTCCACAAGTTTTGAGAATATTAGCAAAACTATGGAACCTTTTCTGACCTAACTCCATTACTCTAATAAATTCAC from Pristis pectinata isolate sPriPec2 chromosome 4, sPriPec2.1.pri, whole genome shotgun sequence carries:
- the LOC127569670 gene encoding immunoglobulin kappa light chain-like, producing the protein MGVWCNMYGYTYTLLTTPNSDFSARSKNPTVSQTPPEIKVLKGDTARINCSYSGGDEEQMRIKWMRNSSAQPLCQHMKNKLNSTSIKLCTNHSNVTLEFSGSSTALLIYNVHLNDSDIYFCQFSIEIPPPTRMAKGEGTRLKVEARPTVQLTTEPLPSPNEGVQLICTSLEFYPGSIQVSWFRDGQLITNGTEDGPLYSNSDGSFSITSFLNLSLSDWKDVGNYYCQVNHSTLSAPITKQTHNSSPGPVGRKMTWIILTSCSLLVLTVAVICAYSISKKKVPPSVKSSRPESEQNVKQPVRQQFNNDNAIYLMLGQNYVCQM